Part of the Nicotiana sylvestris chromosome 2, ASM39365v2, whole genome shotgun sequence genome, aattctcaaaatgagtTGATTTCTACAAGAACCGCCACTGGTTGGAGGGTATGactggactaccgcaagttgaataaactaacccacaaggatcactttcctttgcctttacttgaccagatgttagatcgacttgctgggcgtgccttctattacttcttggatgggtattctgggtacaaccaaatcttgattgctccagaagatcaggagaagactatattcacttgtccatatgacacttttgccttctctaggatgccttttagGTTGTGTAATGTACCGGCTATATTTTAGCGGTGTATGATGACCATTTTCACTGATATgatggaagacattttggaggtgttcatggacgattttAGTATTGTGGGGggttcatttgatgagtgcttgaagaatcttgataggatgttggcccgttgtgaagaaaccaatcttgtcctcaattgaGAGAAATgacactttatggtggaagaaggaatagttcttgggcataaaatttcgaagcatggtactgaggtagataaagcaaaaattgatgtgatttcaaggctccctccccctatatctgtcaagggagttcgaagttattttgggcatgcggggttctatcgaagatttatcaaagactttttgaaggtagtgaacccctaatgaaagttgttggaaaaagatgctaagttcgtgtttgatgaaaaatgtatgcaagcccttgaacttctcaagcataagttgaccaccactcctatcattaccgtacctaattggagcttgccctttgagctcatgtgttatgcgagcgatgttgcgatTAGGGTGGTTTTGGGTCaacgagtgaacaaaatgtttcatccggtgtactatgcgagtaagacaatgaatgatgctcaagtgaactacacggtgaccgagaaagaacttttggctattgtgtttgctatggaaaaattccgaccatatcttatgggtgctaagattattattcataccgaccatgccgcactctggtacttgatgacgaagaaagattccaaagctagactgatgcgatgggtcttgttacttcaagagtttgatttggagattgtggaccggaagggtagtgagaaccaagtggcagaccatttgtcccacttggaggaggggaggcctcgtgacggcctaaagatcaatgattcatttcccgacaaaCAACTcttttcggtgtcgatgaatgatatgtcatggtttgccgatgttgctaatttccttatgACTGGTATACTCCCGTgcgagctctcttctaaccaaaggaagaagctcaagcggaatagtttggatttctattgggatgagccatacttttTCAAGATTTGTACGAATGGGGTGATCTAAAGGTGTGttccggaggaagagcaattgagtatcttggaggcttgtcattcctctccttatggtggccatcatggcggggtgaggacgacttctaaagttcttagttgtggattttattggccaactttgttcaaagatacgagtgattttgtgaagagatgcgataaataccaaagagcgggtggaattttaaAGAAAGATGAGATGACTCTCAATAtcatccttgaggttgatatttttgatgtatggggcattgatttcatgggcccatttgttagctcttgtgggaacacttacattcttgtgggggtggactatgtttcaaagtgggttgaagccgtggcttttccCAACaacgaggcccggagtgttgttgcatttctcaagaagagcatttttacaaggtttggtgctcctcgtgcaatcataagtgatgaggggtctcatttttgcaatagagttTTCGACACTTTGCtctcaaagtatggtgtcaatcataaagtTTCTACCatctatcatcctcaagcaagtggtcaagttgaagtctccaacagggaaatcaaaagcatactgtcaaagacggtcaatgcaaataggaccgattggtcaaagaagttggatgacgctctatgggcttataggactgcttacaagactccgattggtatgtctccgtatcggttggcatttgggaaagcttgttatctaccggttgagttagagcacaaggccatgtgggctttgagaaagctaaatcttgagtgggatattgcagccaatcttcgtgtggaacagttaataaacttgatgaattctgatttcatgcctactccagttcgtccttgtacagggacaagatgaagtaccttcatgataaatatactCATGGAAAGGAGtttaaagtaggtgatttggttctcttgttcaattctcggttacatCTGTTTTCGaaaaagcttaaatcaaaatatAGTGGACCGTTTGAAGTGGTGTtggtgaccccttttggtgctcttaatttgaaaaacaaaaatggagaggTATTCAGAGTTAATGGTCACCGGGTCAaacattatcttggaaaaattgatgacagccacgtggtggcacttcttcatttcaaatgatgtgatggtaacctgagtcgtgtcgcgacattaaatcaggcgcttcttggaaggcaacccatgtgtgttttcttcttgttttatttgattttcattgtagtgtaggattaatttttgggctaactggttgtgagatattACAGGATTGTGTTGGTACagtgcaggacatagtggaaaaatTGTTCAGGCCTCTGAACTTTGCAATGCAGCcgcactacatttagtgcggaccgcactggtgaagGGTGAAATGTTgatctctctgaagtttgccactgcggtcgcactacattttgtgcggaccgcagtgtgTTGCCTCATCAAACTTGGAAGTTGTTGTGCAATACGGatcgcggtccattttgtgcggtccgcactagatgGTAAGTTGGGCCCCAGGttcttttctataaatagggcctaaGGCCCTCCTTGTACACTTTTCGAACCTTTGAATCTCAGCACTCTAAAATCACTGTTCAGCATCCCTGTTGCTCGTAATTAATCATTTGGACTTGTTAGTCTTCATTtcatctcacatctggtaactCTACtgctatttaattattttaatttcattattttcctttctttttttgtttttcttgtcttTCACCATATTATTCCCGTATTTTCTTCAATTAATTAGGTTAGGGTAATTAATTCTTTAATTAGAGTAGGTTTAGGTAGTTAAAAACAATGGAAAATCACTTAGGGACATTATTTAAGTGTAAAATTGGGCTTAAAATCAAAATTTatgaaaccctaacttagtgccacaGCTGGGCACTCAGTGCGAACTGCGgtcgattctgtgcggtccgtagtAACATTTTGTACGGACCGCATTGCTAATTGTCCTGAAAGCTGAACTTTGGGGACTgcgaccgcactacattttgtgcggaccgcattggtcCCTGGGCGGCCGCACtatattttgtgtggtccgcactgcctggatacagagagtgggtagtctgaaccctacCTCTATGCGGATCGCatggccattttgtgcggtccgtattgaccctgtgcggtccgcagtgtgTGACTTCTAAAAACTGACTGCAATTGTCTGCAACTTTTCCTTCCCGTTCTGCTACTTTATTTCTTAACTGcttctattgatactaacaagTTTATTGGattgtgtttgcagacaatggtgaaacaacgaGGTAAAGGTTCTAAACAACCAGGCAGATGTGAATCCTTCCGAggagggaaacagaaaatagTTAAACTCACTCCGCAAGCCaggcaaaacatcaaaaatatgaggaagatgattaaagttgctgatagggccattgacatgtctgggagtgagtacgagccctcccggaagatatcttcagactcaatcccagaatacatccctgactggccggagaaaaatagactaagagacactcctcccacTTCCCCTGCTGCCCAAGCATCAGTAAATGtgtcttctgggtcgtctgagggctcagctgaaggcgatatggatgaatactccacctctcccatagCATCATTATCCagagagggtgcagtaggagaTGATGAGGAAGTAAGAGGTAAAGAAGTAGTTGGAGAAGGGGGTGAACCTCAGGTTGGTGGGGTGGATAGAACTAGGAAACTGGAGGCATGGCAAGACCGGTTCGTAAGTGAAGTAACATATCACAAATTCAGGGAATGATGGTCGCTGAGGAAATTAATCCCAAAGCGGATTTTTGTTGATATAGATCtactgcctcacaaccccaatgtaaGGAGGCAGTTTAGGGAGAGAGTTGGCTGGGAGCATTTTTTGTATGAATGTGTAgatgccaatgagcacttggtcaaggaattctacaccaacgtTGCCCatatcaaaaagggctccaaagtgaccaaggtgcgaaacCTGAAGGTGCTATTTGACGAAAAAACCATAAATGAATACCTTGGCTATGATGAGGAGGATGAGTCACTATATATGGAGAAGATGGAAttgggcgaggaggtccgtccctggttggcacagtacctggcaatcccgggtaccTTCCCCGATTGGTTGATTGCGGGCGTCAAGATTTTAAGACGTAGTTTGAATCTCGAGGCAAGGAGGTGGAAAACATTTGTATGTAGCAGGTTGAACCCCACGactcatgacaactccctccctctttaccgggcagttttggtggcttcgattatggcggggtacccaaTCAATATGGGAAATGTGATGTCGAGGATAATTACAATTGTGGGTGCTGAGAATGACAGAAACTTCCCGTTCTTCAGTTTTCTGACTATGTACTTCCGGGACTTAAAAGTTGAAAAGAGGCCCTTCGACATCAAGGTCAAAGCGAAGGCCCCATTTTATTGGTATAACATGCAGGGGGATGataaccccaagagcaagaacttcaagggTACATCTACTGCTCCAATTGGCCAGTTTGAGGAGCCAATTGTGGTAGCGGCCCCTGCTCAGCCTGCCTCTACCTCTACTGATATCCCTCCTGGCCCATCCACCTTAGTAGACCTGGAGATACCATCTTCCCGTGCCTATCCGGTGACTGCCCATCAACTAAGCCAGGCTCTcctcagtatcaacaactggatgcagactgtgtcatccaagttgtctaccctcactaccacagtagaggctcagtcggcacctccaccTCCACAGGTCTCCCAGTCCATAGAGGATGCTCTTAAGGAGATTTGGCAAACCAGCAAAAAATCCTCGACACTCATAAGGTGCTCACAAAGGTAGTTGATTCacacagcaaggctctcaaggagcttattagggagcacaagaagttgaggaagacacAGGCCTCCAAGGAGTTCGTGAAGGAGTTGAGAGCTAATGTTGATAGACTGAAGGCAGATTAGCTGCCTTTAGATTTACTGCTCCAGGACCCAGTACCAGCAGTTCATCCCCAACCGGAGCAGTTACGTaagcctcccaagaggaagaggatgattctcAGAGTAGACGATGCaatcatccagttggcagacccaccggaggcttcctccagtcagccacaggatgcaccTCATGAGCCTGTCCAAGCCCAGGTCCCAACAACACAACAGTAGGCCttagggaaccagtctgaggttcccgagcatagtGAGGACtcagggaccactcaggagcccatgcagacagacaggccatagggagtccctatatcctttttccctttctctttttggtgctttatttagtttagttggcattggggacaatgtcaAAGGGTAGACCCCAATTTTATGGATTCATTcggatgattatatatatatttgatactttTAATGTTTTCCTTATCTTTTCATCTTTaggttgtatataattttaacatttcattacatttatcacacttttattttactttgggtctgtatataaagttatgctgcattgtacatattcatcccatctattgtacATTCGACAAATCCCCTTCTATATATATTTATTCTACTTTCCGCAAATttttcgttcttagcttcttatttatgattCGTAGCTTATAGTTTTAAAAGTTTGCAATAAGtgtttggttttcttaatgccacggttctttccaaaggtggagctTTGTGttaaccgggtggctcttcccaatgttggatggcgtgacaaccttcttaagagtttgattccgtttttctttttgtttttagtaattagtagttaagggtgcctcaagcaaagcttcacttgggcctagcacatttgcctttgatcttatggtcaaaaataaattgttgtgtttaggatggtgaaagtagtgaccttgagacttttgtgttgaccaataatcatcaagtggttttttcggaccattgtgtgctcaaatattatctaaggtcgttgtgggccacCGACTATgtatctttagcaatcccatagcttgtgtggtgagtaatcgcattgcaagtccaagtcctgagccattggtctagaacttgccctgaatgtttgttgaggcgaaatactaagtgaattttgacttgagacatgattataggctctccttggtccaaataatagcttgaacacttcca contains:
- the LOC138884873 gene encoding uncharacterized protein, whose amino-acid sequence is MKEVVKKEVIKWLDAGVVYLISNSSWTSPVQCIPKKGGMTVVTNSQNELISTRTATGWRRCMMTIFTDMMEDILEVFMDDFSIVGGSFDECLKNLDRMLARCEETNLVLN